The nucleotide sequence TCCTGCAAATGATCGAAGATGCAGAGATTGCCACCCGGTTCTTCCAAGGACACTTCGACCCGCATGCCGAATTTGTGGTCACTGGAACGCATGATGCGTATACCTTGGCCAGCGCGATTTCCGAAGCACTTCCGAACGTCAGCCTCGTCCCACAACCGGATGGTCAAATCATCAAGTGGTCTGAAATTGTGGATCGCAAAACGGAGATATGGCCGATTGAGTACTTGCTCCCGAGCGGGGCATACATTCACTGAACTCTTGCCTTGATGAAAACTCAAATATTTGTCACTGGCTCAGCGGCAAAAGTACGTTGCGGAACCAGGGGAGGCTAAGCATCGCCGTGCAAATCGAAATTTTGCCGGCAGGCAACAAGTTCAATTTCATTTCCGCTTGTCCACCAATCGAATCAAGCCAAATCGTTCTGGGACGTGAAAGGTGTTCTTCATCGGAGCCTGCCAGGTCACCTCATGTTGGTCCGACGGCGGACCTTCGCTCCGGAACAGGTTGATGCGAAGCACGTTTCCGGGAACTGCTGGCCGAGTATCGATGGACGCAATTGGAATACGCATCGCGGCATACCATGTGTGCGACGCCGCATCGATCCGTGCCTTCACTTCAAATCCTGAATTCCATGTCCACCCGTCTTCGTGATGCGGTTTGTGCAGGTCGATATCCAGGTCGATCCACTCCGCCTGAGGTGACACTTCGAATTCTTTGTAGCGTTGAATATCTTTGAAGTCGGAACCGATAAATACTTCGGCGACGTTCCAATTCCACAACTGGTTCGTCTCTCGATCCGTAGCCGGCGAAGGCTTCAGATACAGTTGCTGGTAGGGGCAGATAAATAAGAAGTAGATATTGTCCTTTGTCCATCGCGTGCGCACCTCGGTGCGATACCGGGGCAAAACGTTCCCTTGAGTGTCTTTCTCTACGAAAGTCTGGGAGGACGCGTGCCAGAACGGGGACGTGGGATCGAGGTCCAAGGCGATATCTTGGGCGGCGCGGATACTCTCAATCACCGCCTGATCCGCTGCAGCTGCCATGCTTGAGAAAAGCAGCAACATCAACAGTGTCTTAACGAAACCATTCATCAGAATGCTCCTGTACGCCTCACACACCTTTGCGCCACTTCGGATCCTTCTCACTCTTGAGCGCGACCGTAATCGATCCGTCGGGATTGATCGGCTGCTCACACGCCCAGGCGACGGGCTTGATTACTCCCGGTCGAACCTCAATCTTGGCGGACAGGTTGACGTTGCCGCTGTAGCCGTTGGGGAGAAGAAAAGAAGCTTGTCGGATGCCGCCGCCATAGGGATGTCCGGCATCGAGGCTACCGCGCAGGCTGAGTTTTCCATCGGGAGAGTCGACGTGCAGCCAGAGCACTCCCGGAACTCCTGCTGCTCCGCGATTGGCGACACATACGATGAGTTCGAAAGTGCCGTAACGTTTTCGTTGCCACACCCATGCTGGTCGCAGACGGTAACCAATACTGGTCCGCAAGCGTTCGAACCCGCGAGGATACATTTCGTTGTATTGCGCCAGGTTGGACGCTTCGGTCCATAGAGCCCAGTAGTTCGCTTTCAGATCGGGAACATGCAGCATGTAATTCTCGAGAACATTGATTCCACGTTCGTCCGGCTTGAGAGCAGTTACGTCGTACTGGCGAAGGTATCCGTCTTCCATAATGGCGGCCAGCCAAGGTGGCCGGTTGGCGAGTTCGTCGATTTGAATTGGCTCCTCGACGATGATGCTGTCCGATCGCATCCAGGCACCGGCGCGAACGGCCATATCGATCACGGTCCGATTCCCAACGTTGCTGATATCCGGCTGGGTATTGACGGCGATCGGTGTCTTTTTCCAGGTGTTGAGCTGCCGCGCGGTCATCGAGACCGAGGTTCTGTGCGCAGTGACATAGTCGGGGAAAGGGTTTGGATAGTCGCTGGTATGTCCTTCGCCCCAGAATCCGTATTGCATCATGTCCATCCACTCGATCAGGGGGTTTCCTTCGAACTCGGCGGCCAACAATTCATTCAGT is from Acidobacteriota bacterium and encodes:
- a CDS encoding carbohydrate-binding family 9-like protein; its protein translation is MNGFVKTLLMLLLFSSMAAAADQAVIESIRAAQDIALDLDPTSPFWHASSQTFVEKDTQGNVLPRYRTEVRTRWTKDNIYFLFICPYQQLYLKPSPATDRETNQLWNWNVAEVFIGSDFKDIQRYKEFEVSPQAEWIDLDIDLHKPHHEDGWTWNSGFEVKARIDAASHTWYAAMRIPIASIDTRPAVPGNVLRINLFRSEGPPSDQHEVTWQAPMKNTFHVPERFGLIRLVDKRK